A part of Primulina eburnea isolate SZY01 chromosome 10, ASM2296580v1, whole genome shotgun sequence genomic DNA contains:
- the LOC140803149 gene encoding uncharacterized protein isoform X1, with product MRAGENPKPHTFALQEKCSGETMQGLHHHQQQLAALLAAALPKDDSSSAALAPTTATVTPASEEGESSRLSALTSLHRAVLYPPNSLLVAHSASYISKGFSQLISDKLYSVRLAAAKAYGALCSVLCSISVASNGRQNHVVLGSLIDQFIGWSLPSLNNTGGETSELALESLHEFLNVGDVGAVERYALPILKACQELIEDEKTSVSLLQRLLGVLTLISLKFFRCFQPHFVDIVDILLGWAMIPDIKESDKCVIMDSFLQFQKHWVNNMQFSLGLLSKFLGDMDVLLQDGGSGTPQQFKRILALLTCFCTVLQSVASGLLEINFLEQINESLCQMVPVLLQCLSLIGKKFGWSKWIEESWRCLTLLAEILSERFSSFYPMAVDTLFQSLEVENANKVLETETISTFQVHGILKTNLQLLSLQKLGLMSSSVLNILRFEGPISHLRLHPNHLVTGSAAATYIFLLQHGKNDVVEKTMDSLIEELQLLTCKLEQISIMVDELDVMAGSKCYSKSELVVLIKFNMKVLLSCVTFGPGSSLIGQTDVDTLCVSRAHKLVTFVSSKMDPFSSPIQNSVELQVTILKTLERLTAIELVSKYSMSKQKTSSGKYAEGEIVRNSCPTIVFDPLRRCSKLLIKSLCVISPFTVKIEAIKWVHKFCENVIEVYKNIEAPLYPCQVAACWKIIHGLLLSILAAASDKEPKVRYLVAAAVEMLLIAKLIHPLHFPVIAEVFLEKLGDPETHIKNTYLKQLSHVLPVTTYTCDLHDFGLISTNCSRVHTLSDHSVHWKQLFALKQMPQKLHSHQLVSILSYISQRWQVPLASWIHRLIYSCYSKRDPSLTQQEDVDVDNGLWWDIKVEEDTLERICTVNHLAGAWWAIHEAARFCITTRLRTNLGGPTQTFAALERMLLDIAHVLRLETDQNDGNFNVIGSCAHLLPMRLFLEFVEALKKNVYNAYEGSTILSHASRQSLLFFRANKKVCEEWFSRISEPMMDAGLKLQCHDATIHYCSLRLVDISNFVALALSDNSKVQASENLQNIRGRYAGDILRILRNMTFALCKKREPEVLIGIQKWATISFSPLFKEDGSSDGMNLEFSWITGLVYQARGEHEKAAAHYIHLLQTEESLSSMGSDGVQFAIARIIESYTAISDWKSLESWLLELQTIRAKYAGKSYAGALTTAGNEINSIQALACFDEGNFQAAWSFLDLTPKSSNELTLDPKLALQRSEQMLLQAMLLHVEGKADEVCHELQRAKSLMEETFSVLALDGLVDAAPHVNQLYCISAFEESCKPGDNQGKHVTSLLNSYIQTGQFPCGGVYQDCSLWLKVLRVHQTTLPTAPVTLELCKNLMILARKQRNLRLATRLSNYLKSHVSLCFHDGLHEYFTSILEYEAILAMRAENKEEALTYLWSFVRPFLVDSSIVPSDSRVSVLKANACLKLSKWLIRDYAHKSLENVVLKMRADFIMTEITSGNGSASLGDGYQSSKSRVNLIVEELAGTATKLSTLLCPTMGKSWILYASWCYVQARASVSSDCEMALHSCSFSPILASEIQHQRFVLTEEEQLRVKNIILEHTLNRSDEKMYEERGDYDSLETGYSQNESNSKVLLQKIIDAIETAAGTPGAEDNDIGSLSAALAIQLQKCFSSSTTVLEDAEVMSLVHYLVEVWWSLRRRRVSLFGHAAQAFINYLSYSSMKCSNGQLSSCDVESNYKYPSHTLRAILNVLHIIVNYGVELKDTIEPALSKVPLPPLEEITPQLFARLSSHPNEVVRKQLENLLITRAKLSPWSLVYPTLVDVNSQEKEPSEEIQKILAYLNKLYPRLVQDAHLMIKELENVTVLWEELWLGTLQDLHSDVMRRINLLKEDAARIAENSTLSHGEKNKINGAKYSAMMAPVFVVLERRLTSTSRKPETPHEARFLEEYQETIKLAFAKFKTPPASVVAIGDVWRPFENIAASLASYQRKSSVSLGEVSPLLASLSTSYAPMPGLEKEATISEPESDLDSISPGIVTISSFSAQVSILPTKTKPKKIVIMGSDGMNYTYLLKGREDLRLDARIMQLLQAVNRVLQSSAATRGQPLGIRYYSVTPISGRAGLIQWVDNLISIYSVFKSWQNRAQLSQLSAMGTDTKTTAPPVARPSDLFYGKIIPALKEKGIRRVISRRDWPHEVKRKVLLELMKETPKHLLYQELWCASEGFQAFNSKLKRYSGSVAAMSIVGHILGLGDRHLDNILVDFCRGDIVHIDYNVCFDKGQRLKIPEIVPFRLTQTVEAALGLTGMEGSFRANCEAVLSVLRKNKDIILMLLEVFVWDPLVEWTRANFHDDAAVVGEERRGMELAVSLSLFASRVQEIRIPLQEHHDLLLSTLPDIEVALERFFDALNQYEIVSGLFYCADQDRSTLVLHESSAKLAAAEATSNSEKTLALFEMHALEFAQAQAIVMEKGREAATWIEQHGMILDALRGSSIPEIKACIKLTGSGEALSLTSAVLVSGVPLTVVPEPTQIQCHDIDREISHLVTELDYGLSSAVAALQMYSLALQRILPLNYLITSQVHGWAQVMLSLNTLSPDIISVALRQGVELVTKGHNNGTLSVKSSYDDLCLKLMNHTADIERLEEDCSEITISIGQGTESKAKERLLSTFVNHIQHSGLKRRQEAFIPERTLISAFHGDIEEKRESMLSILNKVLYNLFTDVKHRISRSQDNSAVARNTNTGLSSYFGSFPGDFEEQIEKCALVAEFLEELKCHVGLDVHDTEANANISSYTSQESWASLFKTNLLFCKNFVRNMIEVVVPSVIKSAISFNSDVMDIFGSISQIRGSIETSLEQFIQVQLEKSSLIELEQNYFVKVGLITEQQLALEEAAVKGRDHLSWEEAEELASQEEACRVQLDKLHQMWNQKDLRNSLLMKKEASITSALISTEHQLKSLIGSESEMEPHVLRKKGLLTVLTESFSELESIDQALISTVGPICHSSHRIPYLAEMMNSGHAISEYIWKFPSLPSNFSFLIWKVSVVDLLLDSCTHDVATSFDQNLGFEQHVDLVKKALSDQLQERISRYLKERVVPLMLTRLDTEIEMLREKVESSKDRTIDQIKIDHDAVGRVQFMLEEYCNAHETVRAAISAASIMKKQVNELKDALIKTNLEICQMEWIYDISSSPLKSTPMISQKFIGGDDNLLSVILNISRSKLLEKLQSSVTKIARSLERLQSCEGTSIATEGQLERAMSWACGGPNSSPAGNSGIPLEFHDHLINRRQLLQGARENASEVMKVCTSILEFEASRHGIFRTKDGGIWEQSYLNALKNLDVTYHSFTRSEQEWKQAQSNMEAASSGLVSASNELHVAALKAKSASGDMQSTLLAMRDSACELSVALSAYSGIIRGHSTLTSECGPMLEEVLAITEALHDVHSLGKEAAVLHSSIMQNLSKANAILLPLESLLSKDVAAMTDAMAREKETNVEIAPIHGQAIFQSYHNRIKEALLGFKPLVPALVLSVEELYSKLIKLARAAGLHAGNLHKALEGLGESLQVRSQDIGPSREDLSNHAIVYDTQESGKFSKSNSEFDSGSVSLNELCLPDRGWISPPESIDNGSTESGFTSAEASLADSFSGLDITELLSGDSDSKENGGYPHCMPSLLTEVQDLPLEKAEAKILLQESSDLVREDKAILLNQDKAEEESRGTSFTDMRTVDQARGSKNAYAMSVLRRVEMKLDGRDITETRDITVAEQVDFLLRQATNIDNLCNMYEGWTPWI from the exons ATGAGGGCAGGGGAAAACCCGAAACCCCACACCTTTGCTCTCCAAGAGAAATGCAGTGGAGAGACGATGCAAGGGCTTCACCACCACCAACAGCAGCTGGCGGCGCTCCTCGCTGCGGCGCTACCCAAGGACGATTCCTCGTCAGCCGCACTTGCACCCACCACTGCCACCGTGACGCCTGCTTCTGAAGAAGGGGAATCATCTCGTCTCTCTGCCCTCACCTCCCTCCACCGCGCCGTGCTATATCCTCCAAATTCTCTTCTTGTCGCTCACTCCGCCTCTTATATATCTAAAGGCTTCTCTCAACTAATATCCGACAA ATTGTATTCAGTACGTCTTGCAGCAGCTAAAGCATACGGGGCTTTATGCTCTGTATTGTGTTCGATCTCTGTCGCCTCAAATGGTAGGCAGAACCATGTTGTACTTGGCAGCTTGATTGATCAGTTTATTGGGTGGTCATTACCATCTCTGAACAACACTGGCGGTGAGACTTCAGAACTAGCTTTGGAGAGCCTTCATGAGTTTCTTAATGTTGGAGATGTTGGAGCGGTTGAGAGATATGCTTTGCCTATACTTAAAGCTTGCCAGGAACTTATTGAGGATGAAAAAACCTCTGTGAGTTTACTGCAGAGGCTTCTTGGTGTGTTGACATTGATTTCATTGAAGTTTTTCAGATGCTTCCAGCCCCATTTTGTGGACATTGTTGATATACTTCTTGGATGGGCAATGATACCGGATATCAAAGAATCAGACAAGTGTGTGATTATGGACAGTTTCTTGCAATTTCAAAAGCACTGGGTGAATAATATGCAGTTTTCTTTGGGATTGCTATCAAAGTTTTTGGGTGATATGGACGTGTTACTCCAGGATGGGGGTTCTGGTACTCCTCAACAATTTAAACGAATTCTTGCCTTGCTTACTTGTTTCTGTACAGTTTTGCAGTCAGTGGCATCTGGTTTGCTGGAAATCAATTTTCTTGAGCAAATTAATGAATCTCTTTGCCAAATGGTACCTGTTTTACTTCAATGCTTATCTTTGATCGGGAAGAAATTTGGATGGTCAAAATGGATCGAGGAGTCTTGGAGGTGCTTGACATTGTTGGCAGAAATATTGAGTGAAAGGTTTTCTAGTTTTTACCCTATGGCAGTGGATACATTGTTTCAAAGCTTGGAAGTAGAAAATGCAAACAAAGTTCTGGAAACTGAGACTATTTCTACCTTCCAGGTTCATGGCATTCTCAAAACTAATCTACAATTACTGTCACTTCAAAAGCTTGGACTTATGTCTTCATCTGTGCTTAATATATTGCGGTTTGAGGGACCCATATCTCACCTGCGGTTGCATCCAAATCACTTAGTGACTGGAAGTGCTGCAGCTACTTACATCTTCTTGCTTCAGCATGGGAAGAATGATGTTGTTGAAAAAACAATGGATTCTTTAATTGAAGAACTACAGTTACTGACGTGCAAACTTGAGCAAATTTCAATTATGGTTGATGAGCTGGATGTGATGGCAGGCTCTAAATGTTATTCTAAATCAGAATTAGTGGTGTTGATAAAGTTTAATATGAAAGTACTGTTGAGTTGTGTAACTTTTGGACCAGGTAGCAGTTTGATCGGGCAAACTGATGTTGATACTTTGTGTGTTAGCAGGGCACATAAGTTGGTAACTTTTGTGTCCAGCAAGATGGATCCCTTTTCTTCACCCATCCAGAATAGTGTAGAATTACAAGTTACTATTCTGAAAACATTGGAGAGACTTACAGCAATTGAATTAGTGAGTAAGTACTCCATGAGTAAACAGAAAACATCATCTGGTAAATACGCAGAGGGGGAGATTGTAAGAAACTCGTGTCCAACAATTGTCTTTGATCCCCTGAGAAGATGCTCTAAGCTCCTTATAAAATCTCTTTGTGTAATTTCTCCTTTTACAGTCAAGATAGAAGCCATAAAATGGGTTcacaaattttgtgaaaatGTTATCGAGGTATATAAGAATATAGAGGCTCCATTATACCCTTGCCAAGTTGCTGCTTGCTGGAAAATTATTCACGGATTACTGCTCTCAATTTTGGCTGCTGCTTCAGATAAAGAACCAAAAGTGAGATACCTTGTTGCAGCTGCTGTTGAGATGCTACTGATAGCAAAACTTATCCACCCTCTGCACTTTCCTGTAATTGCTGAAGTGTTCCTTGAAAAACTTGGTGATCCAGAAACACATATAAAAAATACTTATCTTAAGCAGCTTTCCCATGTGCTACCTGTGACGACATATACATGTGAtcttcatgattttggattgaTCAGTACAAATTGTTCTCGAGTTCATACATTGAGTGATCACTCGGTGCACTGGAAACAACTTTTTGCCCTCAAGCAAATGCCACAGAAACTTCACTCGCACCAACTTGTTTCCATTTTGAGTTATATTTCACAGAGATGGCAGGTACCCCTAGCTTCTTGGATCCACCGGCTCATTTATTCCTGCTATAGCAAAAGAGACCCCTCACTTACTCAGCAGGAGGATGTAGATGTTGATAATGGTTTGTGGTGGGATATAAAAGTGGAGGAAGATACCCTCGAAAGAATTTGTACAGTTAATCACCTTGCCGGTGCATGGTGGGCTATACATGAAGCGGCTAGATTTTGCATTACTACTCGACTACGGACTAACCTTGGTGGGCCAACTCAAACTTTTGCTGCGTTGGAGCGTATGCTTCTTGACATTGCTCATGTACTGCGGCTTGAAACTGACCAAAATGATGGAAATTTTAATGTCATAGGTTCTTGTGCTCACTTATTGCCAATGAGGTTGTTTCTGGAATTTGTCGAGGCCTTGAAGAAAAATGTGTATAATGCTTATGAAGGGTCAACCATCCTATCACATGCTTCCAGACAAAGCTTGTTATTTTTCAGGGCAAATAAAAAGGTCTGCGAGGAATGGTTCTCTCGAATAAGTGAGCCAATGATGGATGCAGGATTGAAGCTTCAGTGCCATGATGCTACCATTCATTACTGCTCGCTACGATTGGTTGATATCAGCAATTTTGTTGCTTTAGCACTATCAGATAATTCAAAAGTCCAGGCAAGTGAAAATCTTCAAAATATCAGAGGCAGATATGCTGGAGATATTCTAAGAATTCTTCGTAACATGACTTTCGCTTTATGTAAGAAACGTGAACCTGAAGTATTAATTGGCATACAAAAATGGGCTACCATTTCATTCTCTCCATTATTCAAAGAGGACGGTTCAAGTGACGGTATGAATTTGGAATTTTCATGGATCACTGGGCTTGTTTATCAGGCTAGAGGCGAGCATGAGAAGGCTGCTGCTCACTATATCCATTTGTTACAGACTGAAGAATCACTCTCTTCTATGGGTTCTGATGGAGTACAATTCGCCATTGCACGAATTATTGAGAGTTACACAGCTATATCTGATTGGAAGTCTTTGGAATCCTGGCTGCTAGAGCTGCAGACTATCCGTGCAAAGTATGCTGGAAAGAGTTATGCTGGTGCTCTAACCACTGCTGGAAATGAAATAAACTCAATTCAAGCCTTGGCTTGCTTTGATGAGGGTAACTTCCAGGCAGCATGGTCATTCCTTGATTTGACCCCAAAAAGTAGCAACGAACTCACACTTGATCCCAAGCTGGCTTTACAAAGAAGTGAACAAATGCTTTTGCAGGCAATGCTTCTCCATGTCGAAGGAAAAGCGGACGAGGTGTGCCATGAGTTGCAGAGGGCCAAATCATTGATGGAAGAAACATTCTCTGTTTTGGCACTTGATGGACTTGTGGATGCAGCTCCGCATGTGAATCAGTTGTATTGCATTTCTGCCTTTGAAGAAAGTTGCAAACCTGGAGACAATCAGGGTAAGCACGTCACATCATTATTAAATTCATATATCCAAACAGGGCAATTCCCATGTGGTGGAGTTTATCAAGATTGCAGTTTGTGGCTAAAAGTTCTTCGAGTTCATCAGACTACTCTCCCAACCGCACCTGTGACTCTTGAACTCTGCAAAAACTTAATGATCCTAGctcgcaagcaaaggaacctaAGGCTGGCAACCCGACTCAGCAATTATCTCAAAAGCCATGTATCACTTTGCTTTCATGATGGTTTGCACGAATATTTCACCTCTATTTTGGAATACGAAGCCATTTTAGCCATGCGAGCTGAAAACAAGGAAGAAGCCTTGACATATCTTTGGTCTTTTGTGCGCCCTTTCTTAGTTGATTCATCGATTGTACCATCTGATTCTCGTGTCAGTGTATTGAAGGCTAATGCTTGCTTGAAACTTTCGAAGTGGTTGATAAGAGACTATGCACATAAGAGCTTGGAGAATGTCGTTCTTAAAATGCGTGCAGATTTTATAATGACTGAGATTACTTCTGGCAATGGGTCTGCCTCCTTAGGTGATGGTTATCAAAGCTCTAAATCGAGGGTAAATCTTATTGTGGAGGAACTTGCTGGTACAGCTACAAAGTTGTCTACTCTTCTTTGCCCAACGATGGGAAAGTCGTGGATTTTGTATGCGTCATGGTGCTATGTTCAAGCTAGAGCATCTGTCTCTTCCGATTGTGAGATGGCCCTTCATTCTTGTTCCTTTTCTCCAATTCTTGCCTCCGAAATTCAACATCAGAGATTTGTGTTAACTGAAGAAGAGCAATTACGTGTTAAAAACATCATTCTAGAACATACTTTGAATAGATCCGATGAGAAAATGTATGAAGAAAGAGGAGATTACGATTCCTTGGAGACTGGGTATTCACAAAATGAGAGCAATTCGAAGGTTTTATTGCAGAAAATAATAGATGCTATTGAAACTGCAGCTGGAACACCCGGAGCTGAGGACAATGATATTGGTAGTCTCTCTGCTGCACTAGCTATACAGTTGCAGAAATGCTTTTCGTCCTCTACCACCGTATTAGAGGATGCCGAAGTAATGTCCTTGGTACATTATTTGGTTGAAGTTTGGTGGTCTTTGAGAAGGAGACGCGTTTCTCTCTTTGGTCACGCAGCTCAAGCTTTTATAAATTATCTTTCATATTCATCTATGAAGTGTTCTAACGGTCAGTTATCTAGCTGTGATGTTGAGTCCAATTATAAATATCCGAGTCACACTCTTAGAGCCATCCTTAATGTGCTACACATTATAGTCAACTATGGAGTTGAGTTAAAAGATACAATTGAGCCTGCTCTTTCTAAGGTTCCTTTGCCACCATTGGAg GAAATAACACCTCAACTTTTTGCTCGATTAAGTTCGCATCCAAATGAAGTGGTCAGGAAGCAGTTGGAGAACTTGTTAATCACGCGGGCAAAACTTTCTCCTTGGTCTTTAGTGTACCCAACTCTTGTTGATGTAAATTCTCAAGAAAAGGAACCTTCCGAGGAGATTCAGAAAATTCTTGCATATTTG AATAAGCTTTATCCAAGATTAGTACAGGATGCTCACCTCATGATAAAGGAGCTTGAAAATGTAACTGTCCTTTGGGAGGAACTGTGGCTTGGCACACTCCAGGATCTTCATTCAG ATGTAATGAGACGTATAAATTTGTTGAAAGAGGATGCTGCACGAATTGCGGAGAATTCTACTCTTAGCCATGGTGAGAAGAACAAGATCAATGGTGCAAAATACTCTGCTATGATGGCTCCGGTTTTTGTGGTGTTAGAGCGTCGCTTGACTTCGACTTCTAGAAAACCTGAGACACCTCATGAAGCCCGGTTTCTCGAGGAGTATCAGGAAACAATAAAATTAGCATTTGCAAAATTTAAGACTCCTCCTGCATCTGTTGTTGCTATAGGGGATGTTTGGAGACCATTTGAGAATATTGCTGCTTCCTTGGCATCTTATCAGAGAAAATCTTCTGTATCTTTGGGAGAAGTTTCTCCACTGTTGGCTTCACTATCAACTTCATATGCTCCAATGCCAGGTCTTGAGAAGGAAGCTACTATATCTGAACCAGAAAGTGACTTAGATAGCATATCTCCGGGAATCGTGACAATCTCATCCTTTTCTGCGCAAGTATCAATTTTACCAACCAAaaccaaaccaaagaaaattgttATTATGGGCTCAGATGGTATGAATTATACATATCTCTTGAAAGGACGAGAAGACTTGCGTCTAGATGCCAGAATTATGCAGCTATTGCAAGCTGTAAATCGTGTTCTGCAGTCATCAGCTGCCACACGTGGTCAGCCACTTGGCATTCGCTATTACTCTGTGACGCCTATAAGTGGTCGTGCTGGTCTGATTCAGTGGGTAGATAATCTGATTAGCATTTATAGTGTTTTTAAATCATGGCAGAATAGAGCACAGTTGTCTCAGCTTTCTGCTATGGGCACTGATACAAAAACTACAGCTCCTCCTGTTGCTCGGCCCAGTGACTTGTTTTATGGAAAAATCATACCAGCACTCAAAGAGAAAGGAATCAGACGGGTAATTTCTAGGAGAGATTGGCCTCATGAAGTTAAGCGAAAAGTTCTTTTAGAACTAATGAAGGAAACTCCCAAACACCTTCTTTACCAGGAACTTTGGTGTGCTAGTGAAGGATTCCAAGCCTTCAACTCAAAATTGAAGAG GTATTCTGGGAGTGTTGCAGCCATGAGTATTGTAGGCCATATTTTGGGACTAGGCGATAGACATCTGGATAACATCCTTGTAGATTTTTGTAGAGGGGATATCGTGCATATTGATTATAATGTGTGCTTTGATAAGGGCCAGAGATTAAAGATCCCTGAAATTGTTCCATTCCGCCTAACTCAGACGGTTGAAGCAGCATTAGGGCTAACTGGCATGGAAGGCTCTTTTAGGGCGAACTGTGAGGCTGTTTTAAGTGTTTTGAGGAAGAACAAGGATATAATTTTGATGTTGTTAGAAGTTTTTGTTTGGGATCCACTTGTAGAATGGACACGCGCAAACTTTCATGATGATGCAGCTGTTGTTGGTGAAGAAAGGAGGGGCATGGAACTTGCTGTCAGCTTAAGTCTATTTGCGTCACGAGTCCAAGAAATCCGTATACCGTTGCAG GAGCATCACGATCTTTTGCTGTCTACGTTACCAGATATTGAAGTAGCTCTTGAG AGGTTTTTCGACGCTCTAAACCAGTATGAGATTGTTTCTGGTCTATTCTATTGTGCTGACCAAGATAGATCAACCCTTGTTCTACATGAATCGTCCGCAAAATTGGCTGCTGCTGAAGCCACTAGTAATTCAGAGAAAACCTTAGCCTTGTTCGAAATGCATGCTCTAGAATTTGCTCAAGCACAGGCCATTGTGATGGAGAAAGGCCGAGAGGCAGCGACTTGGATTGAGCAGCATGGGATGATTCTTGATGCTTTGCGTGGCAGTTCAATTCCAGAAATCAAAGCCTGCATAAAGCTGACTGGTTCAGGAGAAGCTTTGTCGCTTACATCTGCAGTTCTTGTTTCTGGGGTTCCATTGACTGTTGTCCCTGAGCCCACACAAATTCAATGCCATGACATTGACAGGGAGATATCTCACTTGGTAACCGAGCTAGATTATGGGCTTTCTTCAGCTGTTGCAGCACTCCAAATGTATTCGTTGGCTCTTCAGCGAATCTTACCTTTGAATTACCTTATTACCAGCCAAGTGCATGGTTGGGCACAAGTTATGCTTTCTTTGAACACACTTTCTCCTGACATCATATCTGTGGCGCTAAGACAAGGTGTTGAACTTGTCACTAAGGGACACAATAATGGAACTCTCTCTGTTAAGAGCAGTTATGATGATCTTTGCCTCAAGTTAATGAATCATACGGCGGATATTGAAAGATTGGAAGAAGATTGCTCAGAAATTACGATCTCCATTGGCCAAGGGACTGAATCAAAAGCCAAGGAACGTCTCCTATCCACTTTCGTAAACCACATTCAACATTCAGGCCTCAAGAGAAGACAGGAAGCCTTCATACCTGAACGAACTTTAATATCTGCATTCCACGGTGATATCGAAGAGAAAAGAGAAAGCATGCTATCTATTTTGAATAAAGTTTTGTACAATTTGTTTACTGATGTCAAGCACAGAATATCTAGAAGTCAGGATAATTCTGCTGTTGCAAGAAATACAAATACTGGCTTATCATCTTACTTCGGATCCTTTCCTGGGGATTTCGAAGAACAAATAGAAAAATGTGCACTTGTAGCAGAGTTTCTTGAAGAACTAAAATGCCATGTTGGACTGGATGTCCATGACACTGAGGCAAATGCAAACATTTCCAGTTATACATCACAAGAAAGCTGGGCATCTCTTTTCAAGACTAATCTTTTATTTTGCAAAAACTTTGTTAGGAACATGATTGAAGTGGTTGTACCCAGTGTAATAAAATCTGCGATTTCATTTAATTCTGATGTAATGGATATTTTTGGATCCATCTCCCAGATTCGGGGATCTATAGAGACTAGCCTTGAGCAGTTTATCCAGGTTCAACTAGAGAAGTCTTCCTTGATTGAACTTGAGCAGAACTACTTTGTGAAGGTTGGTCTTATCACTGAACAACAGTTGGCTCTTGAGGAAGCTGCTGTTAAGGGTAGAGATCATTTATCTTGGGAAGAGGCTGAGGAGCTAGCTTCTCAAGAAGAAGCTTGCAGAGTGCAACTTGACAAACTCCATCAAATGTGGAACCAGAAAGACCTCCGAAATTCGTTGCTTATGAAGAAAGAAGCAAGCATCACTAGCGCTTTGATTTCCACTGAACATCAATTGAAATCTCTCATTGGTTCTGAATCAGAAATGGAACCACATGTTTTGAGAAAGAAAGGACTTCTTACAGTCCTGACTGAGTCTTTCTCTGAGCTAGAATCAATTGATCAAGCCTTGATTTCAACTGTTGGTCCTATTTGTCATAGCTCACATAGAATTCCTTATCTCGCAGAAATGATGAATTCTGGACATGCAATATCCGAATATATATGGAAGTTTCCTAGTTTACCGAGCAATTTTTCCTTCCTTATATGGAAGGTTTCTGTGGTGGATCTTTTGCTTGATTCATGCACACATGATGTTGCCACATCTTTTGATCAAAATTTGGGATTTGAGCAACATGTTGATCTAGTGAAAAAGGCGCTTAGTGACCAACTTCAGGAGCGCATCAGTCGATACTTGAAAGAAAGAGTTGTTCCGCTTATGCTGACAAGATTAGATACAGAAATTGAGATGCTAAGGGAAAAGGTGGAGTCAAGTAAGGATCGTACTattgatcaaataaaaataGATCATGATGCAGTTGGAAGAGTGCAATTCATGCTTGAGGAGTACTGTAATGCCCATGAAACTGTTAGAGCAGCAATATCAGCTGCTTCAATCATGAAGAAGCAGGTGAATGAACTTAAAGATGCTCTAATAAAGACCAACCTGGAAATTTGTCAGATGGAATGGATTTATGACATATCATCAAGTCCCTTGAAAAGTACCCCTATGATTTCTCAAAAGTTTATTGGAGGCGATGATAACTTACTGTCAGTGATTTTGAACATCAGCAGATCCAAATTGCTGGAAAAATTACAATCTTCAGTTACAAAAATAGCTAGGTCATTGGAGCGCCTGCAATCTTGTGAAGGAACTTCTATTGCAACAGAAGGCCAGCTTGAAAGGGCAATGAGCTGGGCCTGCGGGGGTCCAAATTCTAGCCCTGCTGGAAATTCCGGAATACCCCTGGAATTCCATGATCATCTGATTAATCGCAGACAATTGTTGCAGGGAGCTCGAGAAAATGCATCAGAAGTAATGAAAGTCTGCACCTCCATATTGGAGTTTGAAGCTTCAAGACATGGCATTTTTAGGACTAAAGATGGTGGAATCTGGGAGCAATCTTACCTAAATGCATTAAAAAATTTGGACGTCACCTATCATTCTTTTACGC GGTCTGAACAAGAATGGAAGCAAGCGCAAAGCAACATGGAAGCTGCTTCTAGTGGTTTAGTTTCTGCATCTAACGAACTTCATGTTGCTGCTCTGAAAGCAAAATCAGCATCAG GTGACATGCAAAGCACCCTTCTGGCAATGAGGGACTCTGCCTGTGAACTCAGTGTGGCACTATCTGCGTATAGTGGCATTATTCGAGGGCATAGCACTCTGACTTCTGAATGTGGTCCCATGCTTGAAGAG GTCTTGGCTATAACAGAAGCTCTTCATGATGTTCACAGTTTGGGAAAAGAGGCTGCTGTCTTGCACTCTTCTATCATGCAAAATCTTTCAAAG GCTAATGCAATCCTACTTCCACTTGAGTCATTATTGTCAAAGGATGTTGCTGCTATGACTGATGCTATGGCACGGGAAAAAGAGACAAACGTGGAGATTGCTCCCATTCATGGACAAGCTATATTTCAGTCTTACCATAATAGGATCAAGGAAGCTTTACTAGGCTTCAAGCCTTTGGTACCAGCACTCGTATTATCCGTGGAGGAGCTCTACTCTAAGTTGATTAAACTAGCAAGAGCCGCTGGTCTGCATGCCGGCAACCTCCATAAA GCTTTAGAAGGGTTAGGAGAAAGCCTGCAAGTAAGGTCACAGGATATTGGTCCGTCAAGGGAGGATCTTTCCAATCACGCCATAGTGTATGATACCCAGGAGAGTGGAAAGTTCTCCAAATCTAACAGCGAATTTGATAGTGGTTCTGTCAGTTTGAATGAATTGTGTTTACCAGATAGAGGATGGATATCTCCTCCAGAGAGCATTGATAATGGCAGCACAGAGTCAGGTTTCACCTCAGCTGAGGCAAGTCTTGCAGATAGCTTCAGTGGTCTTGATATCACTGAATTGCTATCAGGTGACTCTGATAGCAAGGAGAATGGAGGTTATCCTCATTGCATGCCATCTCTTCTGACTGAAGTACAAGATTTGCCTCTTGAAAAGGCAGAAGCCAAAATTTTACTG CAGGAGAGTTCCGATTTGGTGCGTGAAGATAAAGCAATTTTGTTAAACCAGGACAAGGCTGAGGAAGAATCTCGTGGGACTTCCTTTACTGACATGAGAACTGTAGATCAAGCGCGAGGTA GTAAAAATGCTTATGCAATGTCGGTCTTAAGGCGAGTAGAGATGAAGCTGGATGGTCGAGATATTACTGAAACCCG GGATATTACCGTTGCGGAGCAGGTTGATTTTCTGCTTAGACAAGCAACTAACATAGACAACCTCTGCAATATGTATGAAGGTTGGACGCCTTGGATTTGA